From the Rhodococcus sp. NBC_00297 genome, one window contains:
- a CDS encoding GntR family transcriptional regulator, protein MMDDGRPIFLQIAEMIENSIIDGSLAEESQVPSTNELAAFHRINPATAGKGLNHLVTAGILYKKRGIGMFVTSGARDALRFRRREGFAEQYVRPLVAEARKLGLGTAELQDMIDAQSRASTVDSVTMEARR, encoded by the coding sequence GTGATGGACGACGGCCGGCCGATCTTCCTGCAGATCGCCGAGATGATCGAGAACTCGATCATCGACGGTTCGCTCGCCGAGGAGAGCCAGGTTCCCTCGACCAACGAGCTGGCAGCCTTCCACCGCATCAATCCCGCCACCGCGGGCAAGGGCCTGAACCACCTGGTCACGGCCGGGATTCTCTACAAGAAGCGAGGAATCGGAATGTTCGTCACCTCGGGCGCGCGAGACGCGCTCCGCTTCCGTCGGCGCGAGGGCTTCGCCGAGCAGTACGTTCGGCCGCTCGTGGCCGAGGCACGCAAACTCGGCCTCGGCACCGCCGAACTCCAGGACATGATCGACGCCCAGTCGCGAGCGTCGACTGTCGATTCCGTGACCATGGAGGCACGGCGATGA
- a CDS encoding ABC transporter ATP-binding protein, translated as MTAAVATVRGVTKTFGDVAALKDVTFELQEHRIHGLLGRNGAGKTTMMQILTGQTWQDGGDVTVFGARPYENATVLRDVCFVKESQKYPEDFTVRQVLSSAAMLMRDWDEDLARRLTDDFDLPRGRKVKKLSRGMTSALGIVVGLASRAPLTLFDEPYLGLDAVARQMFYDHLLADFADHPRTVVLSTHLIDEVSDLIDRVVVISDGTVVVDDDAENLRGRAVTIGGSATAVERLVADHAVLHRESFGSMARTTVLGPLGDADLVRAAADGLGIEPVSLQQFVVHCTARGRTALPAMSDTREDAPS; from the coding sequence ATGACCGCGGCAGTGGCGACCGTCCGCGGTGTCACCAAGACCTTCGGCGACGTCGCCGCACTCAAGGACGTCACCTTCGAGTTGCAGGAGCACCGCATCCACGGACTGTTGGGGCGCAACGGCGCCGGCAAGACGACGATGATGCAGATCCTCACCGGTCAGACGTGGCAGGACGGCGGTGACGTGACAGTGTTCGGCGCCCGCCCGTACGAGAATGCGACCGTCCTGCGCGACGTCTGCTTCGTCAAGGAGAGCCAGAAGTACCCCGAGGACTTCACGGTCCGCCAGGTCCTGTCGTCCGCGGCGATGTTGATGCGTGACTGGGACGAAGACCTTGCCCGTCGACTGACCGACGACTTCGACCTCCCCCGTGGGCGCAAGGTGAAGAAGCTCTCTCGCGGCATGACGTCGGCGCTCGGCATTGTGGTGGGTCTGGCATCTCGCGCGCCGTTGACGTTGTTCGACGAGCCGTACCTCGGTCTCGACGCGGTGGCCCGGCAGATGTTCTACGACCACCTGCTCGCGGATTTCGCGGACCACCCGCGAACCGTCGTGCTGTCGACCCATCTCATCGACGAGGTCAGCGACCTCATCGACCGTGTCGTCGTCATTAGCGACGGCACCGTCGTGGTCGATGATGATGCGGAGAACCTTCGCGGACGCGCCGTGACCATCGGCGGATCCGCTACCGCCGTCGAGCGACTCGTGGCGGATCACGCTGTGCTGCATCGTGAGTCGTTCGGATCGATGGCCCGCACCACCGTACTGGGGCCCCTCGGCGACGCCGACCTCGTCCGGGCCGCTGCCGACGGGCTCGGCATCGAACCCGTGTCGTTGCAACAGTTCGTCGTCCACTGCACCGCACGCGGTCGGACCGCGCTGCCCGCCATGTCCGACACCCGAGAGGACGCCCCGTCATGA